In Spea bombifrons isolate aSpeBom1 chromosome 9, aSpeBom1.2.pri, whole genome shotgun sequence, the genomic stretch AAAGAGCCGGCCCGAACTGGAAGCACAAAAAGAGAATGCCAACAGGTGCTGTGGGGTTTGTTCAGTAACAAGACGCCAGCTCAAGGATTCTCCTCATTGCCAGAAGCTGCTAGAAGGACGACTGTACGCCACTAGAAGGCAGCGCTTACCATGCCAGTGTTGAGGTTCCTGTCCACCTTGCAGAAGGTATGCGGGATGCTGTCTCCTTTACTGGGGTTTATGATGCAGATATCCATCACCCCAAGTGTGTTCATGCCCAGAGACTCGGTGGCACGCTTACAGATCAAGAACGTTCGCTGGTGCCCAGGTGCCCCGGAGCTCAGGTTGGCAGAGTGACTGTAAGGGGTGGTGTCAATAACGGTGAAGCCGCTCCGGAGACTCTCTTTCCCGGGATAGTGCAATCTAtgaagggagagagaaaaagagagtcTGAGTGCGTCAGACTGCGAGGACCATAGAGATTATTCAGGAGGAACACAGAGGCTACAAGAAGCAGAGAACACCTCGCAGGCCCCAGGAACCCTAATGTTCCCTGAGCTCTCACCCCAGCTCAGTGATGGGAGGCTTATCCCGTCCTCGGCGGTAGCATAGGTACATCTGCTGGCTGTTGAGGAGGCCTGTGCCAAGGTCTGCGGGGTGGCCCCCGGGAGTACTTGCTATACATGTGAAGCCATGCGGCACCTCCTCGGACAGCGACCGGATGATAACGGCCACATCAGTGATCGGCTCAGCCGGGCGCGCAGGCCGCTTCTCTTCGTCCAGTGGTCGAGATGACGACGTGAGACCGGCGACCACAAAATAGTCTACCAGGTTCGGAGGGCCCTCCTCCATTACAGCAACATCTGCTCATGGATCCTGGGAGGAGGTATGGAGAGAAAAGGGTTAAAGGAGAGGCTGAATAACGTTAGCAGTGTGTGTCGCGCTGGGGAGCAGGAAAGGGACGCGGCCACTCACCTTGTAAGGGAAAAGGTGAGGTCATGTGTCCTTTTCAGCTGGTCAGACACCCTCAGACGCTACCTGGAGAAGAGCCCCCATTGCGGGTGAGACGGGGTGGCATTCTGCGGGAAAAGAGACATAAAACATGCTCACAGAGAGACATGGATCGCATATCATTGACTTATTCCTCTTAGTCCACCCCAACACCGGGACGTGGGCTCGGGATATCCAAAACGAAAGGGTCACACTGAGGAAGCGGTCAGAGACGGTCAGGAGGAGTACTGGGCAAAGCGAAAGTGTTTCCAGCGAAGCATTCGAGACCCCCGCGTGCAGAGACAGCAGAGGACGCCTGTGGGACAGACGCCGTAAACAAACAGGGACGGTCTCGCAGGGAGGGACGCACTCACCAGCCCGTGGGAAAGAGAGAGCCAAGGCAGAAAAACCTCTGAAAAGCAAATAGGAAGTAGGACAGGAACACCCGGCCTGAGCGCCGCTTCATTTCCTGTAACGTGTCATCAGCTAACCAGAAACGCACCGTCCCTGCACCTGGGGAGGGTACTGCCAGGGCAGAGAACGCGGGACCCCAACACTGACCCCCACCGACCAGCAACAACGAGCCCACCCCAACAGCTGCAACGTCCAGGGAGCACAGCACTCATCTATTCTCCAAGCCAGAGCCTTCCGTGACAAACAGAGGGGTCTCTGTGTGCCCCGCGGCCACCATGTGCCAGCACCTGCCCCTGGCACTCAGCCACCCAATGCTCGTGCACAGCGGCCACCCTCCCTGGGGGGGGGCTTAACCCTTTGGAAGCCAGACGTGTACATTACACTAAAGAGCGTGCCCCTCTGGTACCGCAGGGCTCCGCAACACCCACACAACAGGCATCATCCGGCTCTATAACCAACAACGGGAGAAGCGGGGCGAGCAGCGCCAGGAGCAGGGCATCGTCTACCTCCGGAAGAGTAAATCTCTATGGTCACAGCGACCCCCTGGGGACGCAGCCGCGCATTTAAATCACCCTTCGGCTGACAGGATGTTGGGTCCAGGCTGGAGTGCGTGATCCCCGCGCCACGGCCGGACGGCTCGCACCTGCTGCAGCCCGAGCCCTAAAATATCCCGGACGCCAACGATGTCATCAGCGTCCCAAAATACCCCCTTCCTCCCCGCCAGGGGGGTTCCCTGTTACCCAGCCGCCCGTTCTCCAACTCGACAGCGAGGCCCTCCACGCACCTCACGCACACCGTGTCCCCCACGCACTTCACACACACCGTGTCCCCCACGCACCTCACGCACACCGTGTCCCCCACGCACTTCACACACACTGTGTCCCCCACgcacctcacacacacaccatgccCTCACGCACCTCACGCATTTCACACACCATGTCCTCCACGCACCTCACGCATTTCACACACCATGTCCTCCACGCACCTCACGCATTTCACACACCGTGCCCTCCACGCATTTCACACACTGTGCCCTCCACGCACCTCACGCATTTCACACACCATGTCCTCCACGCACCTCACGCATTTCACACACCGTGCCCTCCATGCATTTCACACACTGTGCCCTCCACGCACCTCACGCATTTCACACACCATGTCCTCCACGCACCAAATGCATTTCACACACCATGTCCTCCACACACCAAATGCATTTCACACACCGTGCCCTCCACGCACCTCATGCATTTCACACACCGTGTCCTCCACGCACCTCATGCATTTCACACACCGTGCCCTCCACGCACCTCACACACACCGTGCCCTCCACGCACCTCACGCATTTCTCACACACACCGTATCCCCCACGCACCTCACGCAGTTCACACACCGTGTCCCCCACGCACCTCACACACACCGTGCTCTCCCCGTACCTCATGCATTTCACACAACGTGCCCTCCACGCACCTCACACACACCGTGCCCTCCCCGTACCTACTGTCCATCCTCTCCCTCCCACACTAAGCTCTTGATCACTCACTAAATCCTCCCTGCAACAGCAAAGCCTGTCATCCTCCCTGCTCCCCGGGCAGCCCTCCGAGCCCACAAAAACCACACACTGCACTGTCCGGCACCCCCGTACCGAGCCTCGACGGTCACATTTCCGGGGCCGCTTTCGGTGTCAGCCTGAGGCATTCGGGGCTGTCACTGTCTTCACCATAGAGATAGCGTCTCTCCAGAGCGGCTCCAGGTAACCATAGAGACCAAATGCCGAGCCAGAGCGGCTGTAGTCACCATAGAGATGGAAAGTCTTCTTCTGAACCATAGAGCGCAGGTTCTCTGGCTAGATAGACTCCAAGTGTGCCAGAGACTCCCCTGCAGGTTGGAGGGCGCCTTGTTTctaataacttattataactgGTGGTTTGTACCCCCAGGAAGAACCCCAAACTATATATTAACGTGTCACATATAGAACATGTCCATATagaacgcagcatcgcagggcaAATATTTCCGTGGGCACGCTTCCTTTTATCTGGTACCTTATTGGCTCCACAAGCTCTCCAGGGCAggctactaaagggttaatcgGGAATTAGCCATATAAttcgtaaaataaaataaataaaagaaaataaagtgacGAGAGACAGTCTGTTTTATTACAATATTCTTGCAAGTTTATTTTTTGCTATCATAAAAAAGGAGAACttccatacaaatatatacatttctacaccatttgtttaaaaaaaaaaaaaacggataaAAAAGGATTCTCCTGCTGGGCGAGGGCACGCGGACAGACACGGGAGAGCGGGCCAAGGCGAGACTGCCGTGACGCAATCCTCTAGCCACGAAGCGCACTCCATTTCTACAACCAcgacaaaaaaatacactatGCGTAAAATTACCGGCTTTCCGTTTACaaaattagactttttttcTACCCGATTCGCTTGTGACGATGTTCCGGCATTGTGCCACTAGGGATCCATTTACTAAACGGTTGCAGCTGTCAAAGTCACAGTGCGGTGTGAGTAGTTAAGAGATGGAGCCTGTTAATGAGCCAGGTCAGGAGAGCTATTTCGGCCACGAGGACGCATGTCGCAGATTACTGCGGGGCGGTGAAGCAGACATGGAGACAaatcattttttggctaaaataTCTCTAGAACTAATGTGTAGTCCTCAAGCCTCCCATCCCTCAGCGCAAACCCCAAGATGGTCGTTACTTCCATCCTTGCGAACAGGTGAATAGGATGCTCACCTTTGGTAAAGCAGACTGTCTCCCACAGCATACAGCAGTAAACTCTATGGCCGTGCCTCTTTGGCTACTAAACTGGGTTTCACCTCTGTCCAGGTTTGTGGCCCCCTGGGTTTCACCTCTGTCCAGGTTTGTGGCCCCCTGGGTTTCACCTCTGTCCAGGTTTGTGGCCCCCTGGGTTTCACCTCTGTCCAGGTTTGTGGCCCCCCGGGTTTCACCTCTGTCCAGGTTTGCCACGGACGGGCATTAAAGTGCCAGAAGTTCCTGCGAAGCGTCATAGGGCGGGACATCCCAGCATGCTCTCCGCTTCTGTTACATTTACAACAAAAATGTCTTTATCCTTCTTCCAATATGGCAAATGTGGCTCAGGAGGACGTCCTGGCTTACCAGGGTGAGGCAATATCTGTTACGGTGTGCCCTGGGTTCTCGGGGCAGAAGGGACAAAATCAAGAGAAGGTCAGGTGACTGGCAGAGCCTGGCACCAGTGGTAGGACGTGTCTCTTGGGCTTTCTCTACACCTGACTGGCCTTATCAAAGTGCTTTACGGTACGGTTTCCTGGTGGAGCTCCTCTATGGACCAGCGTTGGTTCTCCATCGATGGACTGGGAAACGTCCTTTGTGTTCTGGTCACACAGCATAGATTTATCAAATCATCTCTCATCTCCTTGATAAATATGAATCTCAGTGAAAAGCCCTAAAAAACAaggactcccccccccccatcccggTCACATTTGACTGTCCTTCAAGACTAAGTCCCTTTCGGGTTCCTTGGACCTTCTTGCCCTGAAGAGCCCGGCCACAGGTGAAAGCCGTTCCTTGAAACCATACATCTTCACTGCAGCCGGTCAGAGCGGAAAGAATCTTCCACCAAGGGGTCTGTCAAGAGGGCGTAAGGGTCGCTGAGCATGTTCAGTCCATCCAGGGTAAGTGGTTCGATGTTGAGATCTTCTTCCAACCCCAGCGACTGATCCACTTCAAAGCCGGGGACGCAGGACAAGGCTGTCGTGATTTCCTTGGAGAAGCCGGGAGGCGAATCCACCGCTGCGCGAAGAGAGGGAAGAGTGTATGGGGTCAGCGGCGTAGGGGGTCGGCGGCGTGCGGGGGTCGGCGGCGTGCGGGGGTCGGCAGCGTGCGGGGTCTGGGGGAGGGGGTCAGACACACACCTGTAAGGATGATATTTGGGATGGCGTCGTCTTGGCGGCTGCAGTTGTTGAGGTTCTGTTTGTTCAGAGACTGCTGGCTGTAGATGCTGCTCCCGCTCAGGTCCCCGCTGTGAAAGCGCTGATGGTCCGCATGGAAGCCGTCCCCACCCAGCGTCAGACGCCCGTTGGTGCTCTCCGCCATGTTATACTGCTCAAACTGAAAGCAGACACACAAAGCATTACCAAACCACCTCGCCACCCACCCTGATGCAGAGCAGTtcaccagagagagagagcgacaCCGCCGGCTCCCCCCCTGCCTGCCGAAAGAGAGCGACACCGCCGGCTCCCCCCCTACCTGCCGAAAGAGAGCGACACCGCCGGCTCCCCCCTACCTGCCGAAAGAGAGCGACACCGCCGGCTCCCCCCTACCCGCCGAAAGAGAGAGACACCGCCGGCTCCCCCCTACCCGCCGAAAGAGAGCGACACCGCCGGCTCCCCCCTACCCGCCGAAAGAGAGTGACACCGCCGGCTCCCTCCTACCCGCCGAAAGAGAGAGACACCGCCGGCTCCCCCCTACCCGCCGAAAAAGAGAGACACCGCCGACTCCCCCCTACCAGCCGAAAGAGAGCGACACCGCCGGCTCCCCCCTACCAGCCGAAAGAGAGAGACACCGCCGGCTCCCCCCTACCAGCCAAAAGAGAGACACCGCCGGCTCCCTCCTACCCgccaaaagagagagagaccgcCGGCTCCCCCCTACTCGcgagaagagagagacaccGCCGGCTCCTCCCTACCCgccagaagagagagagaccgcCGGCTCCTCCCTACCCgccagaagagagagagaccgcCAGCTCCTCCCTACCCGTCggtagagagagagactgccggCTCCCCCCTACCCGCCGGAAGAGAGAGACACCGCCAGCTCCTCCCTACCCGCCGAAAAAGAGAGACACCGCCGACTCCCCCCTACCAGCCGAAAGAGAGCGACACCGCCGGCTCCCCCCTACCAGCCGAAAGAGAGAGACACCGCCGGCTCCCCCCTACCAGCCAAAAGAGAGAGACACCGCCGGCTCCCTCCTACCCGCCAAAAGAGAGAGACATCGCCGGCTCCCCCCTACCAgccagaagagagagagaccgcCGGCTCCCCCCTACTCGcgagaagagagagacaccGCCGACTCCCCCCTACCAGCCGAAAGAGAGCGACACCGCCGGCTCCCCCCTACCAGCCAAAAGAGAGAGACACCGCCGGCTCCCTCCTACCCgccaaaagagagagagaccgcCGGCTCCCCCCTACTCGcgagaagagagagacaccGCCGGCTCCTCCCTACCCgccagaagagagagagaccgcCGGCTCCTCCCTACCCgccagaagagagagagaccgcCAGCTCCTCCCTACCCGTCggtagagagagagactgccggCTCCCCCCTACCCGCCGGAAGAGAGAGACACCGCCAGCTCCTCCCTACCCGCCGAAAAAGAGAGACACCGCCGACTCCCCCCTACCAGCCGAAAGAGAGCGACACCGCCGGCTCCCCCCTACCAGCCGAAAGAGAGAGACACCGCCGGCTCCCCCCTACCAGCCAAAAGAGAGAGACACCGCCGGCTCCCTCCTACCCGCCAAAAGAGAGAGACATCGCCGGCACCCCCCTACCAgccagaagagagagagaccgcCGGCTCCCCCCTACTCGcgagaagagagagacaccGCCGGCTCCTCCCTACCCgccagaagagagagagaccgcCAGCTCCTCCCTACCCGTCggtagagagagagactgccggCTCCCCCCTACCCGCCGGAAGAGAGACAGACCTCTGAGAACAGTTAAGATGGATGGAATTGGTGGGGGGTGAGGAGACGTGCGCGGCAGCACTCACAGCGTTCAGGTTATAATCTCCCAGGAGGTGCTGGTACGGCTGACCACCGGAATTCTGCTGGCACAAGGAGAAGTACTGGGCTGTGGAAGAGGTTGGAGGGGGTTTATAGGAATCTTGCTGCGAAGGCTTCTGTGCGTCCTGACGCAAAGATGGCTGCTCATCGCGAGACTGGTGCGGAGGCTGCGGCATTGTTTCTTTGGGTTGGTGCCCTGTTTGCTGGGGCTGCTGGGATTGGTGCATTACTTGCGGTGTCTGATGCAGAGATTGCTGGGATTGGTGCATTACTTGCGGTGTCTGATGCAGAGATTGCTGGGATTGGTGCATTACTTGCGGTGTCTGATGCAGAGATTGCTGGGATTGGTGCATTACTTGCGGTGTCTGATGCAGAGATTGCTGGGATTGGTGCATTACTTGCGGTGTCTGATGCATAGATTGGTGCAGTGCATGCGACGTCTGGTGCAGAGGCTGCTGGGATTGGTGCAGTGCATGCGACGTCTGGTGCAGAGGCTGCTGGGATTGGTGCAGTGCATGTGACGTCTGGTGCAGAGGCTGCTGGGATTGGTGCAGTGCATGCGACGTCTGGTGCAGAGGCTGCTGGGATTGGTGCAGTGCATGCGACGTCTGGTGCAGAGGCTGCTGGGATTGGTGCAGTGTATGCGACGTTTGGTGCAGAGGCTGCTCGGACTGATGCATCGCTTGTGGGGTCTGATGAAGAGGCTGCTGGGATTGGTGCATGGTTTGGCGTGTCTGGTGCAAAGACTGCTGTGATTGGTGCATGGTTTGCTGGCACTGGTACTGCGGCTGCTGGGATTGGTGCATGGTTTGCGGAGACTGGTACTGCGGCGGGATGTTAGGGATGTTGAAGTGGTACGGGGGTAGCCTCTGGTCTCCCGACAGCTTGCTGGTATCCAAGGGGACTCCCTGCGAATCGGGGAACACACGTCAGACACACGAGCCACGGCTTAACGCACCCGCCGGACGCGCTGTGCGCGGAAACCCACCTGCGTGATGGAGGACAGCGTAGGCGACATGGTGGGGGAGAACTGCTTCTGGTGGGTCCTCCTGGATTCTGCCCCCATCGGCAGGGTAAGAGGGCTCAGCGGTACCCTCCTGCGAGGGGAGGTGCTCATGGCGGCGGGGGCCAGAGGAGGAAACGAAGAGGAGGACGAGGGCGAGGATGGAGTGCTGTAAGCAGACGGCAGGCTGTGGCTGCTGgtggagggggagagagactgGGTACTGAGCGAGGAGGGCAGGGACTGGCTGCTCAGAGACGACTGCAGAGACGGGTTACTGAAGGAGCTCTGCAGCGACGCGCTGCTCAGGGAGGCCTGCAGGTTCGGGTTACTCAACGAAGACTGGAGGGCAGCGCGGCTCAGCGAGCTCTGCGCCGGCGAGAAACCTGCGGACAGAGGCACAATTACCAGGACGGAGGCCcggaacgagagagagagagggagggagggagagagagagtgagggagagagagagagagagagaaagagagagagggagagagagagagagtcccGGAATGAGAAGGAAAGAGGAAGGCGGCCCGGAACGAG encodes the following:
- the CRTC2 gene encoding CREB-regulated transcription coactivator 2 is translated as MAAPGASGPGSASNPRKFSEKIALQRQRQAEETAAFEEVMMDLSSTRLQVQKLRMNHMRGPYYGGSLPNVNQIGGGGDFQSSPHSPLDASRTRHHGLVERVHRDPRRMMSPLRRYMRQVDSSPYGVSYLSPHQDPGSRRNLPWGGYPSDPGQLFRLPTALNRTNSDSALHTSVMNPSSQDAFPAASQGLASPGRRSAFPFPVPAIKEDGKHLLKPCDAKKFPAASVRPKSCEVPGINIYPSMEQSASIPPVPSVMNTGGSLPDLTNLHFPSPLPTPLDPDDSGFKSLSGGSSTGNLASTLTHLGIGRIGMPPAFDSSGFSPAQSSLSRAALQSSLSNPNLQASLSSASLQSSFSNPSLQSSLSSQSLPSSLSTQSLSPSTSSHSLPSAYSTPSSPSSSSSFPPLAPAAMSTSPRRRVPLSPLTLPMGAESRRTHQKQFSPTMSPTLSSITQGVPLDTSKLSGDQRLPPYHFNIPNIPPQYQSPQTMHQSQQPQYQCQQTMHQSQQSLHQTRQTMHQSQQPLHQTPQAMHQSEQPLHQTSHTLHQSQQPLHQTSHALHQSQQPLHQTSHALHQSQQPLHQTSHALHQSQQPLHQTSHALHQSQQPLHQTSHALHQSMHQTPQVMHQSQQSLHQTPQVMHQSQQSLHQTPQVMHQSQQSLHQTPQVMHQSQQSLHQTPQVMHQSQQPQQTGHQPKETMPQPPHQSRDEQPSLRQDAQKPSQQDSYKPPPTSSTAQYFSLCQQNSGGQPYQHLLGDYNLNAFEQYNMAESTNGRLTLGGDGFHADHQRFHSGDLSGSSIYSQQSLNKQNLNNCSRQDDAIPNIILTAVDSPPGFSKEITTALSCVPGFEVDQSLGLEEDLNIEPLTLDGLNMLSDPYALLTDPLVEDSFRSDRLQ